From the genome of Amycolatopsis sp. NBC_01488, one region includes:
- a CDS encoding nucleoside hydrolase, whose product MGTKLIIDTDPGVDDALAIALAALSPDVELLGVTSVFGNVPLDRTTSNARRLLELFGRTDVPVAAGAARPLVYSKPRDAKEVHGGDGLSGHSYTLPEASRPLDERDAVRLMLDILEASDEPVTIAPIGPLTNIAALFAAHPGAAAKIARLVIMGGGVTFGNSTTAAEFNIWSDPESARRVLVEEDIPVVLVPLDLTHRCAVDGEWLAKLAASGPVGATLEGLTATYRQHYTRVFGEDRMVMHDAVAVAEAISPGILHTETYRVDVDCGLGPARGQTLVDRRRLGEDDPQFSPGRPIEVAMDTDLDGLRGFVLDRLTGAAR is encoded by the coding sequence CGGCGCTGTCCCCGGACGTCGAGCTGCTGGGCGTGACGTCGGTGTTCGGCAACGTGCCACTGGACCGCACGACCTCGAACGCGCGGCGGCTGCTGGAGCTGTTCGGCCGCACCGACGTGCCCGTGGCCGCTGGGGCGGCGCGGCCGCTGGTGTATTCGAAGCCGCGTGACGCCAAGGAGGTCCACGGCGGCGACGGCCTGTCGGGCCACTCCTACACCTTGCCCGAGGCGAGCCGGCCCCTCGACGAGCGCGACGCCGTCCGGCTCATGCTGGACATCCTCGAAGCGTCGGACGAGCCGGTGACCATCGCCCCGATCGGGCCGCTGACCAACATCGCCGCGCTGTTCGCCGCCCACCCGGGCGCGGCGGCGAAGATCGCGCGACTCGTGATCATGGGTGGCGGCGTGACGTTCGGCAACAGCACCACCGCCGCCGAGTTCAACATCTGGAGCGATCCCGAATCGGCCCGCCGGGTGCTGGTCGAAGAGGACATCCCGGTCGTGCTCGTGCCGCTCGACCTCACGCACCGCTGCGCCGTCGACGGCGAATGGCTGGCGAAGCTCGCGGCGTCCGGCCCGGTCGGCGCGACCCTCGAAGGCCTCACCGCCACCTACCGGCAGCACTACACGCGCGTCTTCGGCGAGGACCGCATGGTCATGCACGACGCCGTCGCGGTCGCCGAGGCGATCTCGCCGGGAATCCTGCACACCGAGACCTACCGCGTCGACGTCGACTGCGGGCTGGGCCCGGCGCGCGGGCAGACCCTGGTCGACCGGCGACGGCTCGGCGAGGACGATCCGCAGTTCAGTCCCGGCCGCCCGATCGAGGTCGCGATGGACACCGACCTCGACGGCCTGCGCGGCTTCGTCCTCGACCGCCTGACCGGGGCCGCGCGGTGA
- a CDS encoding C40 family peptidase, with protein MPEETPEPRRRKAAVVVAAVVVVAAALVVGVQFAPKQQETENAAATSTPTPSVAKTTTPPQTSTPPKVPEASEFDAWASKTSQWLDIPLRAMVGYAKATTKLSKDVPGCHLSWVTLAAVGKVTTDHGRARGGQIGTTGVLDKPLATIEVRDFYDKVVSTANAAGPMQLSPALWAKYQASYAGGKPDVQNIDDAALTTGRALCDGGADLSQGQPWWDSVAKLQSAPLFLHRTLATVNVYGTVGQAAAPPNPAVLSAVNFAIDKIGLPYIWGGNGTGGSDPGFDCSGLTTAAYASAGVKLMRTADTQFRSVPHVTDPQLGDLIFYGEPSTKIHHVGLYIGNQQMIDAPQTGQAVQVHTYRKDGDDYAGAGRPTA; from the coding sequence GTGCCGGAGGAGACGCCCGAGCCCCGCCGCCGGAAGGCCGCCGTCGTGGTGGCCGCGGTGGTCGTGGTCGCCGCCGCGCTCGTCGTCGGCGTCCAGTTCGCGCCGAAGCAGCAGGAGACGGAGAACGCCGCCGCGACGAGCACGCCCACGCCGTCTGTCGCGAAAACGACCACGCCTCCGCAGACGTCGACGCCGCCGAAGGTGCCCGAAGCGAGCGAGTTCGACGCCTGGGCGTCCAAGACCAGCCAGTGGCTCGACATCCCGCTGCGCGCGATGGTCGGCTACGCGAAAGCGACGACGAAGCTGAGCAAGGACGTTCCCGGCTGCCACCTTTCGTGGGTGACGCTGGCCGCGGTCGGAAAAGTGACCACCGACCACGGCCGTGCACGCGGCGGGCAGATCGGCACCACCGGCGTCCTCGACAAGCCGCTGGCCACGATCGAGGTGCGCGACTTCTACGACAAGGTCGTCTCGACGGCGAACGCCGCCGGGCCGATGCAGCTCTCCCCCGCGCTCTGGGCGAAGTACCAGGCGAGCTACGCGGGCGGGAAGCCCGATGTCCAAAACATCGACGACGCCGCGCTGACCACGGGCCGCGCGCTGTGCGACGGCGGCGCCGACCTCTCCCAGGGCCAGCCGTGGTGGGACTCGGTCGCGAAGCTGCAGTCGGCGCCGCTGTTCCTGCACCGGACGCTGGCCACGGTGAACGTCTACGGCACGGTCGGCCAGGCCGCGGCGCCGCCGAACCCGGCGGTGCTGAGCGCGGTGAACTTCGCCATCGACAAGATCGGCCTCCCCTACATCTGGGGCGGCAACGGCACCGGCGGCAGCGACCCGGGCTTCGACTGCTCGGGCCTGACGACGGCGGCGTACGCGAGCGCCGGCGTCAAGCTGATGCGCACGGCCGACACGCAGTTCCGGAGCGTCCCGCACGTGACCGACCCGCAGCTGGGCGACCTGATCTTCTACGGCGAGCCGTCGACGAAGATCCACCACGTCGGCCTCTACATCGGCAACCAGCAGATGATCGACGCACCGCAGACCGGCCAGGCCGTGCAGGTGCACACCTACCGCAAGGACGGCGACGACTACGCGGGCGCCGGCCGCCCGACGGCCTGA
- the rox gene encoding rifampin monooxygenase, with product MDSSRFPAEPSYDVVIAGCGPTGAMLAAELRLHDVRVLVLERETEPVSFVRIVGLHIRSIELMAMRGLLDRLLERGRQRPAAGFFAAIGKPAPRDLDSAHAYLLGIPQPAIVDLLEDHATRLGAQVRRGCAVAGFEQDDEGVTVELGDGERLRTRYLVGCDGGRSTVRKLLGVGFPGEPSRTETLMGELEVTAPQAEIAAKVAEVGETVKPFWLRPFGGGAYSVVVPAGEVGDRAESPTLEHFRTRLRAVAGTDFGVHSPRWLSRFGDATRLAEQYRVGRVLLAGDAAHIHPPTGGQGLNLGVQDAFNLGWKLAGRIRGWAPDPLLDTYQAERHPVAADVLDNTRAQMELLSPEPGPRAVRRLLTELMDFDEVNRYLIGKIAAIDIRYDFGDGPDLLGRRLRDIDVEQGRLYGLLHRGRGLLLDRTERLTADGWADRVDHLADPTAALDVPAVLLRPDGHVAWIGDDQRDLDDHLARWFGGPVG from the coding sequence ATGGACTCTTCGCGTTTCCCCGCCGAGCCGTCGTACGACGTCGTCATCGCCGGGTGCGGGCCGACCGGCGCGATGCTGGCTGCCGAACTGCGGCTGCACGACGTGCGGGTACTCGTTCTGGAGCGGGAAACCGAGCCCGTTTCGTTCGTCCGCATCGTCGGCCTGCACATCCGCAGCATCGAGCTGATGGCCATGCGCGGTCTGCTGGACCGCCTCCTCGAACGCGGACGGCAGCGTCCGGCCGCCGGCTTCTTCGCCGCCATCGGCAAACCCGCGCCGCGGGACCTGGATTCCGCGCACGCCTACCTGCTGGGCATCCCGCAGCCGGCCATCGTCGACCTGCTCGAAGACCACGCGACCCGCCTGGGCGCGCAGGTCCGGCGCGGGTGCGCGGTGGCCGGCTTCGAGCAGGACGACGAGGGCGTGACCGTCGAGCTGGGCGACGGCGAACGGCTGCGGACCCGCTATCTCGTCGGCTGCGACGGCGGGCGCAGCACGGTCCGCAAGCTGCTCGGCGTCGGCTTCCCCGGCGAGCCCTCGCGGACCGAGACGCTGATGGGCGAGCTGGAAGTGACCGCGCCGCAGGCGGAGATCGCCGCCAAGGTCGCGGAAGTCGGCGAGACCGTCAAGCCGTTCTGGCTCCGGCCCTTCGGCGGCGGGGCCTACAGCGTCGTGGTGCCCGCCGGCGAAGTCGGCGATCGCGCGGAATCGCCCACCCTCGAGCATTTCCGGACCCGGCTGCGCGCCGTCGCCGGAACGGACTTCGGCGTGCACTCCCCGCGCTGGTTGTCGCGATTCGGCGACGCCACCCGGCTGGCCGAGCAGTACCGGGTCGGGCGGGTGCTGCTGGCCGGCGACGCGGCGCACATCCACCCGCCGACCGGCGGACAGGGCCTCAACCTGGGCGTCCAAGACGCCTTCAACCTCGGCTGGAAACTGGCCGGCCGGATCCGCGGCTGGGCACCGGACCCGTTGCTGGACACCTACCAGGCCGAACGCCATCCGGTCGCCGCGGACGTGCTGGACAACACCCGGGCCCAGATGGAGCTGCTGTCCCCCGAACCGGGTCCGCGGGCCGTGCGCCGGCTGCTCACCGAGCTGATGGACTTCGACGAAGTGAACCGCTACCTGATCGGGAAGATCGCCGCGATCGACATCCGCTACGACTTCGGCGACGGCCCCGACCTGCTCGGCCGCCGGCTGCGCGACATCGACGTCGAACAGGGCCGCCTCTACGGCCTGCTGCATCGCGGCCGCGGCCTGCTGCTGGACCGCACCGAACGCCTGACCGCCGACGGCTGGGCGGACCGCGTCGACCACCTCGCGGATCCCACCGCGGCCCTGGACGTCCCGGCCGTCCTGCTGCGCCCCGACGGCCACGTCGCCTGGATCGGCGACGACCAGCGGGACCTGGACGACCACCTCGCCCGCTGGTTCGGCGGTCCCGTCGGCTGA